In Topomyia yanbarensis strain Yona2022 chromosome 2, ASM3024719v1, whole genome shotgun sequence, one DNA window encodes the following:
- the LOC131685257 gene encoding zinc finger protein 501-like isoform X1, with translation MMNKVTWTKAYKIEEQSIKQETEGSHQTVLPEKIVPKYMTLGDSFDVESSFQVIQKLQNEQPNNCRKQSSPPKPKFSCDLCGKQVLTRQALKNHAFVHSGERPYKCDQCGKAFNRKGNLQRHAILHSDDLPFKCDVCGKTFAEGTALKYHARRHTNEQLHKCEVCDKVFSLNADFMVHLAFHQGRSTYSCDVCGKGFVRRTDLEKHNRRHTGERPFKCSVCGRDFIERGHLTKHMHTHTGDQPHGCDICGKRFSEKVQLNFHQATHTGNQNYECSICDLKFTHRNLLAKHLYGHTGDPYHECEICGKIFQRPARLRDHMNVHTGKRPYKCDICGKGYHSSNHRAAHRIIHFNHRCYICGEKFNIPEELANHKRIVHKGEQPIECNLCGVRFGYKSELDHHLRRHTGERPYKCDRCGKAYPRRADLNRHSRMHEAMETSITDDKFTNDQVVQLPTEGQDGGYLIKTDDDRSVAIKDEPLAHRVDLQ, from the exons ATGATGAATAAGGTAACATGGACGAAAGCGTACAAAATCGAAGAACAGTCAATCAAACAAGAAACAGAGGGGTCACACCAAACTGTGCTTCCCGAGAAAATTGTGCCTAAATACATGACTCTAGGAGATTCGTTTGATGTCGAAAGTAGCTTCCAAGTAATCCAAAAGCTACAAAATGAACAGCCCAACAACTGTAGAAAACAAAGTTCACCTCCCAAGCCAAAGTTCTCGTGCGACTTGTGTGGCAAGCAAGTGTTGACAAGACAAGCCCTTAAAAATCATGCTTTCGTTCATTCCGGCGAACGACCTTATAAATGCGATCAGTGTGGCAAAGCTTTTAATCGCAAGGGAAATTTGCAACGCCATGCGATTCTACACTCTGACGACCTGCCGTTCAAATGTGATGTTTGCGGTAAAACATTCGCCGAAGGTACCGCATTGAAGTATCATGCTCGCCGTCATACCAACGAGCAGTTGCACAAGTGTGAGGTCTGTGACAAAGTGTTTAGCCTAAATGCTGATTTTATGGTACACTTGGCCTTCCATCAGGGTCGAAGTACGTACAGTTGTGATGTTTGTGGCAAAGGTTTTGTAAGAAGGACTGACCTGGAAAAGCACAACCGAAGACATACTGGTGAACGACCTTTCAAATGCAGTGTGTGTGGCCGAGATTTCATCGAAAGAGGTCATTTGACAAAGCACATGCACACTCATACCGGTGATCAACCGCACGGGTGTGATATATGTGGCAAAAGATTCAGCGAAAAAGTGCAGCTCAATTTCCACCAGGCTACCCACACTGGCAATCAGAACTACGAATGTAGTATATGTGATCTAAAATTCACCCATCGCAATTTACTCGCTAAGCACTTGTATGGTCACACGGGTGATCCGTATCATGAGTGCGAAATCTGTGGAAAAATATTTCAGCGACCAGCTCGACTTCGGGACCACATGAACGTGCACACAGGCAAGCGACCCTACAAGTGCGACATCTGTGGCAAAGGCTATCACTCCAGCAATCATAGGGCGGCCCACAGAATTATTCATTTCAACCATCGGTGTTACATTTGTGGTGAAAAATTTAACATACCGGAAGAACTCGCCAACCACAAGCGAATCGTGCATAAAGGTGAACAACCGATCGAGTGCAACTTGTGTGGTGTTCGCTTTGGGTACAAATCAGAGCTTGATCATCATCTCCGCAGGCATACCGGCGAGCGACCGTACAAATGTGACAGATGTGGGAAGGCATACCCTCGCAGAGCGGACCTGAATCGGCATTCAAGGATGCACGAAGCGATGGAAACATCG attACCGACGATAAATTTACCAATGATCAGGTGGTCCAGCTACCAACAGAGGGGCAGGATGGCGGCTATTTAATAAAAACAGACGATGATCGTTCGGTTGCTATCAAAGACGAGCCACTTGCACATCGCGTCGATTTGCAATAG
- the LOC131685257 gene encoding zinc finger protein 501-like isoform X2, whose amino-acid sequence MMNKVTWTKAYKIEEQSIKQETEGSHQTVLPEKIVPKYMTLGDSFDVESSFQVIQKLQNEQPNNCRKQSSPPKPKFSCDLCGKQVLTRQALKNHAFVHSGERPYKCDQCGKAFNRKGNLQRHAILHSDDLPFKCDVCGKTFAEGTALKYHARRHTNEQLHKCEVCDKVFSLNADFMVHLAFHQGRSTYSCDVCGKGFVRRTDLEKHNRRHTGERPFKCSVCGRDFIERGHLTKHMHTHTGDQPHGCDICGKRFSEKVQLNFHQATHTGNQNYECSICDLKFTHRNLLAKHLYGHTGDPYHECEICGKIFQRPARLRDHMNVHTGKRPYKCDICGKGYHSSNHRAAHRIIHFNHRCYICGEKFNIPEELANHKRIVHKGEQPIECNLCGVRFGYKSELDHHLRRHTGERPYKCDRCGKAYPRRADLNRHSRMHEAMETSVSKDYRR is encoded by the exons ATGATGAATAAGGTAACATGGACGAAAGCGTACAAAATCGAAGAACAGTCAATCAAACAAGAAACAGAGGGGTCACACCAAACTGTGCTTCCCGAGAAAATTGTGCCTAAATACATGACTCTAGGAGATTCGTTTGATGTCGAAAGTAGCTTCCAAGTAATCCAAAAGCTACAAAATGAACAGCCCAACAACTGTAGAAAACAAAGTTCACCTCCCAAGCCAAAGTTCTCGTGCGACTTGTGTGGCAAGCAAGTGTTGACAAGACAAGCCCTTAAAAATCATGCTTTCGTTCATTCCGGCGAACGACCTTATAAATGCGATCAGTGTGGCAAAGCTTTTAATCGCAAGGGAAATTTGCAACGCCATGCGATTCTACACTCTGACGACCTGCCGTTCAAATGTGATGTTTGCGGTAAAACATTCGCCGAAGGTACCGCATTGAAGTATCATGCTCGCCGTCATACCAACGAGCAGTTGCACAAGTGTGAGGTCTGTGACAAAGTGTTTAGCCTAAATGCTGATTTTATGGTACACTTGGCCTTCCATCAGGGTCGAAGTACGTACAGTTGTGATGTTTGTGGCAAAGGTTTTGTAAGAAGGACTGACCTGGAAAAGCACAACCGAAGACATACTGGTGAACGACCTTTCAAATGCAGTGTGTGTGGCCGAGATTTCATCGAAAGAGGTCATTTGACAAAGCACATGCACACTCATACCGGTGATCAACCGCACGGGTGTGATATATGTGGCAAAAGATTCAGCGAAAAAGTGCAGCTCAATTTCCACCAGGCTACCCACACTGGCAATCAGAACTACGAATGTAGTATATGTGATCTAAAATTCACCCATCGCAATTTACTCGCTAAGCACTTGTATGGTCACACGGGTGATCCGTATCATGAGTGCGAAATCTGTGGAAAAATATTTCAGCGACCAGCTCGACTTCGGGACCACATGAACGTGCACACAGGCAAGCGACCCTACAAGTGCGACATCTGTGGCAAAGGCTATCACTCCAGCAATCATAGGGCGGCCCACAGAATTATTCATTTCAACCATCGGTGTTACATTTGTGGTGAAAAATTTAACATACCGGAAGAACTCGCCAACCACAAGCGAATCGTGCATAAAGGTGAACAACCGATCGAGTGCAACTTGTGTGGTGTTCGCTTTGGGTACAAATCAGAGCTTGATCATCATCTCCGCAGGCATACCGGCGAGCGACCGTACAAATGTGACAGATGTGGGAAGGCATACCCTCGCAGAGCGGACCTGAATCGGCATTCAAGGATGCACGAAGCGATGGAAACATCGGTGAGCAAGG attACCGACGATAA
- the LOC131685258 gene encoding zinc finger protein 677-like, translating to MMTSSLVMLKNCRCCLVADDEMFYVFEVASEFGGQIAELIANCAGVVITETDCYSKLICGRCLKDLHVATRFRKRCLETELAFENIQQIHDIQEPIVKLEEPCDAEELSFPDNPITQPTLIKQETAEVVQRLEESKSNPALLISSVAERPTNIPSLMHSVADITPLPTLTRKPPAVLQSLGLKRTCSKIVTITVDNTSVQEFQQSDQHTSRSPEERFENSDTHDSTATTSNHQQTDAMHKCDLCEKQFSTVANLTKHQKQNHDRVRLFKCDICEREFYTVHHMTKHKRTHFDDRPHICNVCGKGFLENSHLEYHKRTHTGERPYKCDLCSKQFLRSSHLTQHRRKHTDGQQHKCELCGRGFSDNTALMRHKRNHTDERPHKCDFCGKQFRSNSYLMLHRRIHTGEKPHVCKVCGKAFIEKSQLTQHVRIHTSERPHICEICGKGFIQGGHLVQHKRIHLVG from the exons ATGATGACTTCCAGCCTGGTAATGCTGAAAAACTGCCGCTGCTGTCTGGTTGCGGATGATGAAATGTTTTACGTGTTCGAAGTGGCGAGCGAGTTTGGTGGTCAGATTGCCGAGTTGATTGCAAACTGTGCCGGAGTTGTG ATTACTGAAACCGATTGCTACTCCAAACTTATTTGTGGCCGATGCCTTAAAGATCTGCACGTCGCCACACGATTCCGCAAACGTTGCCTTGAAACGGAGCTCGCGTTTGAAAATATTCAGCAAATTCACGACATTCAGGAACCAATAGTGAAACTCGAGGAACCTTGCGACGCTGAGGAACTCTCTTTTCCGGACAATCCAATCACCCAACCCACTCTGATTAAACAGGAAACGGCTGAGGTCGTTCAGCGTTTAGAGGAATCCAAGAGTAACCCGGCTCTTCTAATTAGCTCTGTTGCAGAACGCCCAACGAACATTCCATCTCTGATGCACTCGGTAGCCGATATAACTCCATTACCCACCCTGACCAGAAAACCGCCTGCAGTACTGCAAAGTCTTGGTTTGAAACGCACGTGCAGTAAGATCGTTACAATCACCGTTGATAATACCTCAGTTCAGGAATTTCAACAATCTGATCAACATACTTCAAGATCGCCAGAGGAAAGATTCGAGAACAGCGATACTCACGACAGTACAGCGACCACGAGCAACCACCAACAGACCGATGCTATGCACAAATGTGATTTGTGCGAAAAACAGTTCTCTACCGTTGCCAATCTCACGAAGCATCAAAAACAAAACCATGACCGAGTACGATTGTTCAAATGTGATATTTGCGAACGAGAATTTTACACGGTTCACCATATGACCAAGCACAAGCGAACCCACTTCGATGATCGCCCACACATATGCAACGTGTGTGGCAAAGGATTCTTGGAGAACAGTCACCTCGAGTACCATAAGCGAACACATACCGGTGAACGCCCATATAAATGTGATCTCTGCAGTAAACAGTTCCTTCGAAGTAGTCATCTCACACAGCATCGGCGAAAACATACCGACGGTCAGCAGCACAAATGTGAGCTCTGCGGAAGAGGCTTTTCGGACAACACTGCATTGATGCGACATAAGCGTAACCACACGGACGAACGGCCACACAAATGTGATTTCTGCGGTAAGCAATTCCGCAGCAATAGCTATCTGATGTTGCATAGGCGTATCCATACCGGAGAGAAACCCCACGTTTGCAAGGTATGCGGCAAAGCGTTTATCGAGAAGAGCCAGCTGACACAACATGTACGTATTCACACGAGCGAGCGGCCGCACATTTGTGAGATATGCGGCAAAGGGTTCATTCAGGGCGGGCATCTAGTGCAACATAAGCGAATTCATCTTGTCGGGTGA
- the LOC131680945 gene encoding zinc finger protein 62-like: MEVHIKRDYDEERQPQGDEQQSSINDVCGKELNTPEELIRSKVDQTQTCSVCGEAFTSNRALVQHTKDHLEHERFQCNICGENLLNQRYLRNHQFIHTGRPYKCDICGKEFKVKSIFSQHQRIHSGERPYKCEICDKRFTIKEGLTRHERIHTGDKRFKCNVCGNAYCDRSALIQHRRIHTGERPHKCDICGKGFVTSSQLLRHKRTHTRERPFECNLCGERLPEKQKLAQHMYSHSGIWPNHCEICGKGFVYLRTLTIHRRLHTGERPFKCDICGKGFARNDTIKQHMRVHTVRHECDRCDKQFTTLTSLEKHLRKHGVGEKSALSNKLQLQIYILTHNMEIVETKSTTACVVEQQQNRLPEVKLTHKCDICGKGYPTNYLLQQHLRNHTGERPYRCDICGKEFFLKQILKRHSRVHTGERPYRCSICGKEFPDSGELIPHHMRIHANNRPFKCTTCGKGFVNTTCLRQHMFVHSQDQPYKCEICGKGCLKANQLVRHQLIHTGERPHKCDICDKSFNQKIHMVVHRAIHTGEQAYRCEICGQGFPAASHLTRHERIHTGERPFRCDVCGKDYIRNSHLMRHKLTHTDERPYECSICGKAFRDKAPLRQHQLNNHSDAAERVGNDSSIPIDLTVPQKYLPVEVNKPSAYLPEGSLLRDPRIKFVYIRLVLIPVRSPRKFSLSTKQRTKIVVFSPDNEMFFVFTVLHEFDSKISDLIASCAGVAIRAEDVFSKNVCRKCLQDLSEAVRFRERCLKADFFLQNVKSEQDSRETKSVVLPSANEREKNTVVTEVKEERSNVDNLPTESIPDDLNLDPPMVYQHLFAGDEPSKTIVPATVLASEQKRTCDICGKTYTRSSHLKIHKRCHTGERPFKCNMCGKGFISNSHFTYHMRIHTGERPHSCDICGKEFVTKSDLTRHVRVHTDKRPHKCEFCDKTFSGISNMLKHKRTHTGERPYNCTVCDKGFTQSSHLTKHRRIHTGERPHKCDICGKDFIESGHLNEHRLIHTGELKPKCNICGRRFSEIEDMEQHRLSHTDERTYRCEVCGKCFLRIGELSQHKRSHPAQRPYKCDICGKTFIRSSSLSQHCKRHHQRRGKKNVMGNPVEGCDKLVNVTAAVANQSESIKSTIVP, translated from the exons ATGGAAGTCCATATTAAACGCGATTATGACGAGGAACGACAGCCACAGGGAGACGAACAACAATCATCTATCAACGATGTCTGTGGCAAAGAATTGAACACGCCAGAGGAACTGATTAGGTCTAAGGTTGACCAAACGCAAACATGTAGCGTTTGTGGGGAAGCATTCACCTCGAACCGTGCTCTTGTTCAACATACGAAAGATCACCTCGAACATGAGAGATTTCAGTGTAATATTTGTGGGGAAAACCTGTTAAATCAAAGATACCTTCGGAACCACCAATTTATTCACACCGGCCGGCCGTACAAATGTGATATATGCGGTAAAGAGTTTAAGGTTAAGAGCATCTTTAGTCAACACCAACGAATTCATTCCGGCGAACGACCGTACAAATGTGAAATTTGTGACAAACGATTCACCATTAAAGAAGGTCTGACACGACACGAGCGAATTCACACGGGTGACAAACGATTCAAATGCAACGTTTGCGGCAATGCTTACTGCGATAGGAGTGCTTTGATTCAACACCGGCGTATTCATACCGGCGAGCGACCTCACAAATGTGACATTTGTGGCAAAGGGTTCGTCACTTCGAGTCAACTTTTACGCCACAAACGAACGCATACCCGTGAACGGCCTTTCGAGTGTAACCTTTGTGGTGAAAGATTACCGGAAAAGCAAAAACTCGCACAACATATGTACTCTCACAGTGGCATTTGGCCGAACCATTGCGAAATCTGTGGCAAAGGATTCGTGTACCTTCGAACGCTCACCATTCACAGGCGACTTCATACCGGCGAGCGGCCGTTCAAGTGTGACATTTGCGGTAAAGGCTTTGCGAGGAACGATACCATTAAGCAGCACATGCGGGTTCACACGGTTCGGCATGAGTGCGACAGGTGTGACAAACAGTTTACTACTCTTACATCTCTCGAAAAACATCTGCGGAAGCACGGTGTTGGGGAAAAGTCTGCTTTGT ctaataaattacaattacagaTTTACATTCTTACACATAACATGGAAATCGTCGAAACAAAAAGTACAACAGCGTGTGTGGTTGAACAACAACAAAATCGCCTACCAGAAGTCAAACTCACACACAAGTGCGACATCTGTGGCAAGGGATACCCAACAAATTACCTCCTTCAACAGCACTTGCGGAACCACACGGGCGAACGACCGTACCGGTGTGACATCtgtggcaaagaattcttccTCAAGCAAATTCTGAAGCGACATTCACGTGTGCACACTGGTGAACGACCCTACAGATGCAGCATTTGTGGCAAAGAATTCCCAGACAGTGGCGAATTGATACCTCATCACATGCGTATCCATGCTAACAACCGTCCATTCAAGTGCACTACCTGCGGCAAAGGGTTCGTTAATACCACCTGCCTTCGGCAGCACATGTTCGTCCACAGCCAAGACCAACCATACAAATGCGAAATCTGCGGTAAGGGATGTTTAAAGGCAAACCAGTTGGTTCGGCATCAACTAATACACACTGGCGAACGGCCACACAAGTGCGATATCTGTGACAAATCGTTTAACCAGAAAATCCACATGGTGGTACACCGGGCCATCCACACTGGCGAGCAAGCGTACCGGTGTGAGATTTGTGGTCAGGGTTTCCCTGCCGCTAGTCATCTAACACGACATGAACGCATTCATACCGGAGAGCGACCCTTCCGGTGTGATGTTTGCGGTAAAGATTACATTCGAAATAGCCATCTCATGCGGCACAAACTTACACACACGGACGAGCGACCGTACGAATGTAGTATCTGTGGAAAAGCGTTCCGGGATAAAGCTCCTCTTCGCCAGCACCAGCTGAACAATCATTCCGATGCAGCGGAACGTGTTGGAAACGACAGTTCTATTCCGATTGACT TAACAGTTCCACAGAAATACCTGCCGGTCGAAGTTAACAAACCAAGTGCTTACCTTCCTGAAGGAAGTCTCCTTCGTGACCCACG AATTAAATTTGTTTACATTCGACTAGTTTTGATTCCAGTCCGGTCGCCCAGGAAGTTCAGTCTAAGCACGAAACAGCGAACCAAAATTGTTGTCTTTTCGCCTG ATAACGAAAtgttcttcgtatttactgttCTTCATGAATTCGATAGCAAGATTTCCGACTTGATAGCGAGCTGTGCTGGCGTTGCG ATAAGAGCAGAGgacgttttttcaaaaaatgtctgCCGGAAATGTTTACAAGATTTGTCCGAAGCAGTTCGGTTTAGGGAACGCTGTCTTAAAGCAGACTTTTTTCTGCAAAACGTGAAAAGTGAGCAAGATTCTCGGGAAACAAAGTCTGTTGTGCTACCAAGTGCCAATGAACGAGAAAAAAATACTGTCGTAACGGAAGTAAAAGAAGAACGCTCAAATGTGGACAATCTTCCAACAGAATCTATCCCCGATGATTTAAATCTGGACCCTCCCATGGTTTACCAACATTTATTTGCTGGTGACGAACCGAGTAAAACAATCGTCCCTGCCACAGTTTTGGCTTCCGAGCAAAAGCGCACCTGTGACATTTGTGGCAAAACATACACCAGGAGCAGTCATCTAAAAATTCATAAACGATGTCACACTGGCGAACGGCCCTTCAAATGTAACATGTGCGGAAAGGGTTTTATCAGCAATAGTCATTTTACTTATCACATGCGCATTCATACCGGTGAGCGGCCTCACTCGTGTGATATCTGTGGCAAAGAGTTTGTTACCAAGAGTGATCTGACACGGCATGTTCGCGTACATACTGACAAACGACCGCACAAGTGCGAGTTTTGTGATAAAACTTTTTCCGGAATTAGTAACATGTTGAAACACAAGCGTACTCACACCGGCGAGCGACCGTACAACTGTACAGTGTGTGACAAAGGATTCACTCAGAGCAGTCATCTGACGAAACATAGACGCATTCACACCGGTGAACGTCCGCACAAGTGCGATATCTGCGGCAAAGATTTCATCGAAAGCGGTCACCTAAATGAACACAGATTAATTCACACTGGCGAGCTAAAACCCAAGTGTAACATTTGCGGCAGACGGTTCAGTGAAATCGAAGACATGGAACAGCACAGGTTGTCACATACCGATGAACGAACGTACCGGTGTGAAGTTTGCGGCAAGTGTTTTCTTAGAATAGGAGAGTTGTCTCAGCATAAACGTAGCCATCCGGCACAACGACCCTACAAGTGTGACATTTGTGGTAAGACCTTCATACGAAGCAGCTCGCTATCGCAGCATTGCAAACGACACCATCAGCGAAGGGGTAAAAAGAATGTCATG GGAAATCCTGTTGAGGGATGTGACAAGTTGGTGAATGTAACAGCTGCCGTGGCGAACCAATCCGAATCAATAAAATCTACAATTGTTCCTTGA
- the LOC131685259 gene encoding zinc finger protein 391-like, translating to MEMTSVMAMLKRCRCCLLEESDMFYVFEILHGFDRTISELIASCSGIAIAENDFFSKNICGQCLNDLTSAVRFRNRCLQTETILKNTKLEGSVGHVLTESASHNRIIKSEAQKDPNGHAFDQQKIIPIDHVPCDHSRVKQEMAIQCLHEREELKNMDTVDLNRIKTESVPDDQASTDLSSSKSDPAAIVHQVPVTIIQNQEVLPLAVTIEEEEEPVDVSADRPHKCDVCGKGFQKSNNLTQHKRIHTGERPHICEICGKGFIENVHLKRHKRSHTRERRHECDVCGKMFIEGNHLSQHRQRHFGDRPYRCHVCGKGYVANSHLTQHMRVHTHERPHKCEICAKDFLTSSHLTQHKLVHFGDRSHRCDVCGKDFLKTNDLTKHKRIHSVDKPHTCEVCGKGFNENSNLIQHRRIHTGERPHKCDLCGKGFIRSNHLSQHILTHHK from the exons ATGGAGATGACATCTGTTATGGCTATGCTCAAACGCTGTCGGTGCTGTTTGTTGGAAGAAAGCGACATGTTCTATGTGTTTGAGATCTTGCACGGATTTGACCGGACCATATCCGAGTTAATTGCAAGCTGCAGTGGGATAGCG ATTGCCGAGAATGATTTCTTCTCAAAGAACATTTGTGGTCAGTGTCTTAACGATTTAACCAGTGCTGTTCGTTTCCGGAATCGCTGTCTCCAAACGGAAACTATTCTAAAAAATACTAAGCTTGAAGGCTCTGTGGGACATGTGTTAACCGAGAGTGCCTCTCACAATCGTATAATAAAATCCGAGGCGCAGAAAGATCCGAACGGACATGCATTCGATCAACAGAAAATTATCCCGATCGACCATGTGCCTTGCGATCACAGTCGTGTTAAACAGGAAATGGCCATACAATGTTTACATGAACGGGAGGAATTAAAGAACATGGATACGGTTGATCTGAATAGGATAAAGACTGAAAGTGTACCAGACGATCAGGCATCGACAGATTTGTCTTCATCAAAGAG CGATCCAGCTGCAATAGTTCATCAAGTTCCTGTTACGATTATTCAAAATCAAGAAGTACTGCCTCTCGCAGTGACGATAGAAGAGGAGGAAGAACCGGTGGACGTCAGTGCCGACCGTCCGCATAAATGTGATGTATGTGGTAAAGGTTTCCAAAAGTCGAACAATCTTACGCAGCACAAGCGCATTCACACTGGCGAGCGGCCGCATATTTGCGAAATATGTGGCAAAGGATTTATTGAGAATGTTCATCTCAAACGGCACAAGCGTTCGCATACCAGAGAACGGCGTCACGAATGTGACGTTTGCGGTAAAATGTTTATTGAAGGTAATCATCTATCACAACACCGTCAACGCCACTTCGGAGACCGACCTTACCGGTGCCATGTATGTGGTAAGGGTTACGTCGCGAATAGTCACCTAACGCAGCATATGCGGGTTCACACGCACGAGCGACCGCACAAGTGTGAAATCTGTGCCAAGGATTTTCTTACCAGTAGCCACTTGACGCAGCACAAGTTGGTGCATTTCGGGGACAGGTCACACCGGTGCGATGTCTGCGGGAAAGATTTTCTGAAAACCAACGATTTAACGAAACACAAGCGTATTCATTCGGTGGATAAGCCACACACGTGCGAGGTTTGCGGTAAAGGATTCAACGAGAACAGTAACCTCATACAGCACAGGCGTATCCATACTGGTGAGCGACCTCACAAGTGCGATCTGTGTGGCAAGGGGTTCATTCGAAGCAATCACTTGTCGCAGCACATACTGACGCATCATAAGTAA